A stretch of Prunus dulcis chromosome 6, ALMONDv2, whole genome shotgun sequence DNA encodes these proteins:
- the LOC117629527 gene encoding pleckstrin homology domain-containing protein 1-like, with protein sequence MEGLWRAATGQDPSPEDYTGIEFWSNPERATWLTKQGEYIKTWRRRWFVLKQGKLFWFKDGHVTRTSTPRGVIPVGTCLTVKGAEDVVHKPCAFELSTNTHDTMYFIADSEKEKEEWINSIGRSIVQHSRSLADSEVVDYDSHRG encoded by the coding sequence ATGGAGGGGCTTTGGCGGGCCGCGACGGGCCAAGACCCGAGCCCAGAAGACTACACAGGGATAGAGTTCTGGTCCAACCCGGAACGCGCCACGTGGCTGACCAAGCAAGGCGAGTACATCAAGACCTGGCGGCGCCGCTGGTTCGTCTTGAAACAAGGGAAGCTGTTCTGGTTCAAGGATGGTCACGTTACCCGCACGTCGACACCGCGCGGCGTGATCCCGGTGGGCACGTGCCTGACGGTGAAGGGCGCCGAGGACGTGGTCCACAAGCCTTGCGCCTTCGAGCTCTCCACCAACACCCACGACACCATGTACTTCATCGCCGACTcggagaaggagaaggaggagtGGATCAACTCCATCGGACGGTCCATAGTCCAGCACTCGAGATCGCTCGCGGATTCCGAGGTTGTCGACTACGATAGCCACCGAGGGTGA
- the LOC117629703 gene encoding E3 ubiquitin-protein ligase CHFR: MAEVGESSGAKPSCEIWAKLVPSDSRYPDVEISLDEIVICSEIMFSSTDKWKWCKITRSSDHSSATIQNKSSNAIFVDGTVIQAEDTVVIRCGSEITSGPDKEGYLSYRFNVLPGPETCQKQLKISMDVEHAKCCICLNIWHEVVTVSPCFHNFCNGCFSEWLRRSQEKRSSVLCPQCRAVVQFVGRNHFLLNIAEEILKADSSLKRSDEEVAILNSYATIRSNLVVSSGKSLRGKRARSEVNEAVDDSPLPCPQCGTEFGGFRCNQNTIHLQCQACGGMMPSRTNISVPQHCSGCDKAFCGAYWNAQRVGHSDSHRMCSRETFKPISEHTISRIPTSAHENNRHEQVITEKCIAQLGRTLQDVIAEWIAKLNNREIDRTRMPLNHAEMITSGTPTCNNCYDKLISFLLYWFRISIPKNHLPPEASNRENCWYGYACRTQHHNEEHARKRNHVCRPTKGSNM, from the coding sequence ATGGCGGAAGTTGGAGAAAGCTCAGGTGCAAAACCTTCTTGCGAAATCTGGGCCAAGCTTGTTCCATCAGACTCAAGATATCCAGATGTTGAGATTAGCTTAGACGAGATTGTAATTTGCTCAGAGATCATGTTCTCTTCTACTGACAAATGGAAGTGGTGCAAAATAACAAGGAGCTCAGACCATTCTTCTGCCAccatacaaaataaaagttCAAATGCAATATTTGTTGATGGGACTGTAATCCAAGCTGAAGACACTGTTGTTATCAGATGTGGAAGTGAAATTACTTCAGGTCCTGATAAGGAAGGGTACTTAAGCTACAGGTTCAATGTATTGCCTGGTCCTGAAACTTGTCAGAAGCAGTTAAAGATTTCTATGGATGTTGAGCATGCAAAATGCTGCATTTGTCTGAATATATGGCATGAAGTTGTTACTGTTTCTCCTTGCTTCCATAACTTCTGCAATGGATGCTTTTCAGAGTGGTTAAGGAGATCACAGGAGAAACGCTCAAGTGTACTCTGTCCCCAGTGTCGAGCCGTTGTCCAATTTGTTGGAAGAAATCATTTCCTGCTTAACATTGCGGAGGAAATACTAAAAGCAGATTCTTCACTAAAACGATCTGATGAAGAAGTGGCAATTTTAAATTCCTATGCAACAATACGATCAAATCTTGTCGTAAGCTCTGGAAAAAGCCTTCGTGGGAAAAGGGCTCGCTCAGAAGTGAACGAGGCAGTTGATGATTCACCACTTCCATGCCCTCAATGTGGTACTGAATTTGGTGGGTTTCGCTGCAATCAAAACACTATTCATCTGCAATGTCAAGCATGCGGAGGAATGATGCCTTCGCGAACCAATATCAGTGTACCTCAACACTGTTCAGGATGTGATAAGGCATTTTGTGGTGCATATTGGAATGCACAAAGGGTTGGACATAGTGATTCTCATCGCATGTGCAGTCGGGAGACTTTTAAACCAATCTCAGAACACACCATCTCTAGAATTCCTACTTCGGCACACGAAAACAATCGACACGAACAAGTTATCACTGAGAAGTGTATTGCACAGTTGGGGAGAACATTGCAGGATGTTATAGCAGAATGGATTGCAAAGTTGAACAACAGAGAAATTGACCGGACAAGGATGCCGCTGAATCATGCTGAGATGATAACTTCTGGGACACCTACGTGCAACAATTGTTATGACAAATTGATCTCATTCCTCTTGTACTGGTTTCGGATTTCGATTCCCAAAAATCATCTACCTCCGGAGGCATCAAACAGGGAAAATTGCTGGTACGGATATGCATGTCGAACGCAGCACCATAATGAAGAACATGCTCGCAAAAGAAATCATGTTTGCCGGCCAACTAAGGGTTCTAATATGTAG
- the LOC117629704 gene encoding probable NAD(P)H dehydrogenase (quinone) FQR1-like 3 isoform X2, giving the protein MATTKIYVVYYSLHGHVETMAREVQRGVNAVEGVEATLWQVPETLPSIILQKVKAPPKADDVPEIRPEQLVEADGFLFGFPSRFGVMAAQFKAFFDATHEIWEKQALAGKPAGIFWSTGFHGGGQELTALTAVTQLAHHGMIFVPLGYTFGSGMFEMSEVKGGSSYGSGTFAADGSRQPTEIELQQAFYQGKYVAQFAKKLKS; this is encoded by the exons ATGGCTACCACCAAGATATACGTAGT GTACTACTCCTTACATGGACATGTCGAGACTATGGCACGCGAAGTACAGCGCGGTGTTAATgcagttgaaggtgttgaaGCAACACTTTGGCAG GTACCTGAGACACTTCCCAGTATCATTCTGCAGAAGGTGAAGGCCCCTCCTAAGGCAGATGATGTGCCGGAAATAAGGCCTGAGCAACTTGTGGAAGCTGATGGTTTCCTCTTCGGGTTTCCTTCTCGTTTTGGTGTGATGGCAGCGCAGTTCAAGGCCTTCTTTGATGCCACTCATGAGATATGGGAAAAGCAAGCACTTGCTGGCAAACCTGCTGGGATCTTCTGGAGTACTGGATTTCATGGGGGAGGGCAGGAGCTCACTGC ATTAACAGCCGTAACACAATTGGCACATCATGGCATGATATTTGTCCCTCTTGGCTACACATTTGGAAGTGGCATGTTTGAAATGAGTGAGGTGAAGGGTGGATCGTCTTATGGCTCTGGAACTTTTGCAGCAGATGGATCTCGTCAACCGACGGAGATAGAACTCCAACAGGCATTTTACCAGGGTAAATATGTGGCTCAATTTGCAAAGAAGCTCAAAAGCTAA
- the LOC117629704 gene encoding probable NAD(P)H dehydrogenase (quinone) FQR1-like 3 isoform X1 has translation MATTKIYVVYYSLHGHVETMAREVQRGVNAVEGVEATLWQFDLIRMEQVPETLPSIILQKVKAPPKADDVPEIRPEQLVEADGFLFGFPSRFGVMAAQFKAFFDATHEIWEKQALAGKPAGIFWSTGFHGGGQELTALTAVTQLAHHGMIFVPLGYTFGSGMFEMSEVKGGSSYGSGTFAADGSRQPTEIELQQAFYQGKYVAQFAKKLKS, from the exons ATGGCTACCACCAAGATATACGTAGT GTACTACTCCTTACATGGACATGTCGAGACTATGGCACGCGAAGTACAGCGCGGTGTTAATgcagttgaaggtgttgaaGCAACACTTTGGCAG TTTGACTTGATTAGAATGGAGCAGGTACCTGAGACACTTCCCAGTATCATTCTGCAGAAGGTGAAGGCCCCTCCTAAGGCAGATGATGTGCCGGAAATAAGGCCTGAGCAACTTGTGGAAGCTGATGGTTTCCTCTTCGGGTTTCCTTCTCGTTTTGGTGTGATGGCAGCGCAGTTCAAGGCCTTCTTTGATGCCACTCATGAGATATGGGAAAAGCAAGCACTTGCTGGCAAACCTGCTGGGATCTTCTGGAGTACTGGATTTCATGGGGGAGGGCAGGAGCTCACTGC ATTAACAGCCGTAACACAATTGGCACATCATGGCATGATATTTGTCCCTCTTGGCTACACATTTGGAAGTGGCATGTTTGAAATGAGTGAGGTGAAGGGTGGATCGTCTTATGGCTCTGGAACTTTTGCAGCAGATGGATCTCGTCAACCGACGGAGATAGAACTCCAACAGGCATTTTACCAGGGTAAATATGTGGCTCAATTTGCAAAGAAGCTCAAAAGCTAA
- the LOC117629704 gene encoding probable NAD(P)H dehydrogenase (quinone) FQR1-like 3 isoform X3: MDMSRLWHAKYSAVLMQLKVLKQHFGRMEQVPETLPSIILQKVKAPPKADDVPEIRPEQLVEADGFLFGFPSRFGVMAAQFKAFFDATHEIWEKQALAGKPAGIFWSTGFHGGGQELTALTAVTQLAHHGMIFVPLGYTFGSGMFEMSEVKGGSSYGSGTFAADGSRQPTEIELQQAFYQGKYVAQFAKKLKS, translated from the exons ATGGACATGTCGAGACTATGGCACGCGAAGTACAGCGCGGTGTTAATgcagttgaaggtgttgaaGCAACACTTTGGCAG AATGGAGCAGGTACCTGAGACACTTCCCAGTATCATTCTGCAGAAGGTGAAGGCCCCTCCTAAGGCAGATGATGTGCCGGAAATAAGGCCTGAGCAACTTGTGGAAGCTGATGGTTTCCTCTTCGGGTTTCCTTCTCGTTTTGGTGTGATGGCAGCGCAGTTCAAGGCCTTCTTTGATGCCACTCATGAGATATGGGAAAAGCAAGCACTTGCTGGCAAACCTGCTGGGATCTTCTGGAGTACTGGATTTCATGGGGGAGGGCAGGAGCTCACTGC ATTAACAGCCGTAACACAATTGGCACATCATGGCATGATATTTGTCCCTCTTGGCTACACATTTGGAAGTGGCATGTTTGAAATGAGTGAGGTGAAGGGTGGATCGTCTTATGGCTCTGGAACTTTTGCAGCAGATGGATCTCGTCAACCGACGGAGATAGAACTCCAACAGGCATTTTACCAGGGTAAATATGTGGCTCAATTTGCAAAGAAGCTCAAAAGCTAA
- the LOC117629702 gene encoding anthranilate synthase alpha subunit 2, chloroplastic-like — METLAVGSRQLPSTLTSPSTVSVNFRGRASSSLALLRATPRVRTLRCSALSSPSLADQSEKFVEASKKGNLIPLYRSIFSDHLTPVLAYRCLVKEDDRDAPSFLFESVEPGSKDSNVGRYSVIGAQPSIEIVAKENMVTIMDHREGCRTEEIVEDPMTVPRRIMEGWTPQLVDELPEAFCGGWVGYFSYDTVRYVETKKLPFASAPPDDRNLPDVHLGLYDDVIVFDHVEKKAHVIHWVQLDQYSSVEEAFNDGINRLETLVSRVHDIITPRLPAGSIEFNTQLFGPELENSSLTSEEYKEAVLKAKEHILAGDIFQIVLSQRFERRTFADPFEIYRALRIVNPSPYMTYLQARGCILVASSPEILTHVKKRTITNRPLAGTVRRGKTAKEDLMLEKQLLNDEKQCAEHIMLVDLGRNDVGKVSKPGSVKVEKLMNIERYSHVMHLSSTVTGELLDDLTSWDALRTALPVGTVSGAPKVKAMELIDQLEVTRRGPYSGGFGGISFSGNMDIALALRTIVFPTSFRYDTMYSYKDVNKRREWVAHLQAGAGIVADSDPADEQRECENKAAALARAIDLAESSFVDK, encoded by the exons ATGGAAACCCTAGCCGTTGGCTCCCGTCAACTGCCTTCAACTCTTACATCACCGTCAACGGTCTCCGTTAACTTTCGCGGCAGAGCCTCCAGCTCTCTAGCTCTGCTTCGCGCCACTCCGCGTGTCCGTACATTGAGATGCTCGGCCCTCTCATCTCCTTCATTAG CGGACCAATCAGAGAAGTTTGTAGAGGCTtcaaagaaaggaaatttaATTCCTCTGTATCGAAGCATATTCTCTGATCACTTAACTCCTGTGCTTGCATACCGGTGTCTGGTTAAGGAGGATGACAGAGATGCTCCAAGTTTTCTGTTTGAGTCAGTTGAGCCGGGTTCCAAGGACTCTAATGTT GGGCGGTACAGTGTTATTGGAGCCCAACCGTCCATTGAAATCGTAGCAAAAGAGAACATGGTTACCATTATGGACCACAGAGAAGGGTGTAGGACAGAGGAGATCGTGGAAGATCCAATGACTGTTCCCCGGAGAATCATGGAGGGATGGACACCCCAACTTGTTGATGAACTTCCAGAAGCATTTTGTG GTGGGTGGGTTGGCTACTTCTCCTATGATACAGTGCGTTATGTTGAGACGAAAAAGCTGCCATTTGCAAGTGCACCACCAGATGACAGAAATCTTCCTGATGTTCATCTTGGCCTTTATGATGATGTGATAGTCTTCGATCATGTGGAGAAG AAAGCACATGTAATTCACTGGGTGCAATTAGATCAATATTCTTCTGTTGAGGAGGCCTTCAATGATGGAATAAATAGATTGGAAACATTGGTATCTAGAGTGCATGACATTATCAC CCCAAGGCTGCCTGCAGGTTCAATAGAGTTCAACACTCAACTTTTTGGTCCTGAATTGGAGAATTCCAGCTTGACAAGTGAGGAATACAAGGAGGCAGTTTTGAAAGCCAAAGAACACATCCTAGCTGGGGATATATTTCAGATTGTCTTAAGTCAGCGTTTCGAGAGGCGAACATTTGCAGAcccatttgaaatttatcGAGCATTGAGGATAGTGAATCCAAGTCCTTATATGACTTATTTGCAG GCTCGAGGCTGTATTCTGGTTGCTTCAAGTCCAGAAATCCTTACACACGTCAAGAAG AGAACGATCACCAATCGACCGCTTGCTGGGACTGTTAGAAGAGGAAAAACAGCTAAAGAAGATTTAATGTTGGAAAAACAGCTTTTGAATGATGAAAAGCAATGTGCAGAGCACATCATGCTTGTAGACTTGGGAAGGAATGATGTCGGGAAG GTCTCAAAACCTGGTTCTGTCAAGGTTGAGAAGCTCATGAACATCGAGCGTTATTCCCATGTCATGCACCTAAGTTCTACG GTCACTGGAGAGTTACTTGATGATTTAACTAGCTGGGATGCTCTACGTACTGCGTTGCCGGTTGGGACTGTCAGTGGAGCACCAAAG GTAAAAGCCATGGAGCTGATTGATCAGCTGGAAGTAACCAGACGTGGTCCATACAGTGGTGGTTTTGGAggaatttcattttctggCAATATGGACATTGCACTTGCTCTGAGAACTATTGTTTTCCCAACTAGCTTCCGGTACGATACAATGTATTCATACAAGGATGTGAACAAGCGACGAGAGTGGGTTGCTCATCTGCAAGCTGGGGCTGGAATTGTGGCTGATAGTGATCCAGCTGATGAGCAGAGAGAGTGTGAGAACAAAGCTGCTGCTCTTGCGCGCGCTATTGATCTTGCTGAGTCCTCGTTTGTTGATAAATGA